ACCACATAAAAAGGGAGAAGGCAGCAAGGATTGCGGCAGACTTCTTCGGAACAGGAAGATTTGAATATACGGCATCAAGAAACGGCTACTACACTTGGTCAGCATGGGATGCGGACGGAAGGGAATGGAAATTCCAGAGGGACGTAAGCATTGCGGGACCTGATGAAGAAAAATGTGAGATGGTCACCCCGATACTTCACTACAGCGACATTGAGACACTTCAGGCGCTGGTAAGAAAACTCAGACATGCAGGAGCCAAGAGCGATGCCACAAGGGGATGCGGAGTCCACATCCACATCGGGGCAAACGGACATACACCGCAGACCTTGAGAAATCTTGCAAATATCATGGCGGGGCATGAAAACCTTCTGGCGAATGCCTTAAACCTCAACAGTTGGAGAATGAACCGATACTGCAAAACGGTAGACCCAAGATTCCTTAAGGAACTCAACAAGAAGAAGCCAAAGACGATGGCAGCCTTGGCAGACATCTGGTACACGGCAAACGGGGCAAGCTACGGAAGAGATCAGCATTACAATGACAGCCGGTACCATATGCTCAACTACCATGCAACATTCACAAAGGGAACGGTCGAGTTCAGACTTTTCCAATTTGATGCACCCGCTGACGGCAAGCTGAATGGACTGCATGCGGGACAGCTTAAGAGCTACATCCAGCTATGCCTTGCACTCAGCCAGATGGCGAAGGAAGTAAGGTCGGCAAGCCCGAAGCCGCAGCAGACA
This window of the Mediterraneibacter gnavus ATCC 29149 genome carries:
- a CDS encoding amidoligase family protein, which codes for MNEKTARQIEEMKKQTIGVEVEMNHIKREKAARIAADFFGTGRFEYTASRNGYYTWSAWDADGREWKFQRDVSIAGPDEEKCEMVTPILHYSDIETLQALVRKLRHAGAKSDATRGCGVHIHIGANGHTPQTLRNLANIMAGHENLLANALNLNSWRMNRYCKTVDPRFLKELNKKKPKTMAALADIWYTANGASYGRDQHYNDSRYHMLNYHATFTKGTVEFRLFQFDAPADGKLNGLHAGQLKSYIQLCLALSQMAKEVRSASPKPQQTENPKYAMRTWLLRLGFIGDEFKTARDILTKRLAGDTAFRSGRAA